Proteins encoded by one window of Drosophila melanogaster chromosome X:
- the CG1695 gene encoding uncharacterized protein, producing the protein MNMLHSFSGGGAGSAANASGDVSNAETELKERLIASVKKEVKQLMEEAVTKKYVHEESSSVTSLCGAVEACLSHGLRRRALGLFKTSSTTALIQKIAKICPEADYVSRRLLELELAQESHAVSGKRSSCSSDSIIKPKLLSKGSGSSNSVTTINTVTNGAGAGPGGGGGASAPLGKYLWIRLALHEKRLAKIIEHLVSNANSYYDREALVADPDYGSILSSLLVGPCALEFTRAKTADHYWSDPCADELVQRHRISSGNRTPPTTHRPIINFKRSLHTSSEDTSSGSFKACSPASVAKDYVESLHQNSRTTLLYGKNNVLVLPKDVSEPMPGYLSLHQSIQSLTIKWTPNQLMNGYNDGDGGDKSFYWSYALNINVDEIVYVHCHQNRGGDTGGTIILVGQDGVQRPPIHFPEGGHLQAFLSCLETGLLPHGQLDPPLWSQRGIGKLFPWPKSVRRHILPSVMEAGGSVTDETPIDYVFRVVSKCQHEEFLASHPILELGRSSPRRKHLGSCSTTGSSDCSSKSLSIDQSSCETPLIQASQSTSIELVCSTMRRQIISRAFYGWLAYCRHLSTVRTHLSGLVNGRIMPDLAADEEGLTRGKWLAMHEDGVVTGDLELYRLVYFGGVEPELRKEVWPYLLGHYDFGSTPEERKKQDETCKHYYETTMSEWLAVEAIVRQREKEKTALAVAKLSAEQARLAANATSSSNPHQKLANGSQQLQLEHGNGEEDQENLVLDEGENDVFDDNDFSDISDPGDLFDEPELGQEAEEQEQSNLEEEVFEKQEDEEDQEDHDQREMPRLSEKLVLEFQNIDNMEPLRLQENCFADSETENDLGLGLDSSGNILMLSIKSSPSTSSYETVGNEFLDMAEAKLEEEEPPGQLSKFHSADDVRLDNQDEEESSQPATAVIITEAASLDALDDDPTEEFTSRKTSLMSPLNEDITVVASLDALQEPKSACVSPASSNGGVYSVELLEQFGLNLHRIEKDVQRCDRNYWYFANENLDKLRNVISTYVWEHLDVGYMQGMCDLVAPLLVIFDDESLSYSCFCKLMERMIENFPSGGAMDMHFANMRSLIQILDSEMYDLMDSNGDYTHFYFCYRWFLLDFKRELVYDDVFATWEVIWAAKHIASGHFVLFLALALLETYRDIILSNSMDFTDVIKFFNEMAERHNAQSILQLSRSLVLQLQTIIENK; encoded by the exons ATGAACATGCTACACAGTTTCAGTGGCGGAGGCGCCGGCAGCGCTGCCAACGCCTCAGGCGACGTCAGCAACG CGGAAACCGAACTAAAGGAGCGGCTGATAGCCAGCGTGAAGAAGGAGGTGAAGCAGCTGATGGAGGAGGCGGTGACCAAGAAGTACGTCCACGAGGAGAGCAGCTCGGTCACCTCGTTATGCGGCGCCGTGGAGGCCTGCCTGAGTCACGGTCTGCGCAGAAGGGCTCTGGGTCTGTTCAAGACCTCATCGACGACGGCGCTGATCCAGAAGATAGCTAAGATCTGCCCGGAGGCGGACTACGTGAGCCGCCGGCTCCTCGAGCTGGAACTCGCGCAGGAGTCGCACGCGGTGAGCGGCAAGCGATCCTCctgcagcagcgacagcaTCATCAAGCCCAAGCTCCTGAGCAAGGGCAGCGGGAGCAGCAACTCGGTGACCACCATCAACACGGTCACCAATGGAGCAGGAGCGGGTCCCGGTGGCGGAGGCGGAGCCAGTGCACCGCTGGGCAAGTATCTGTGGATCCGGCTGGCCCTGCACGAGAAACGGCTGGCCAAGATCATCGAACACCTGGTCAGCAACGCAAACAGTTACTACGATCGTGAGGCGCTGGTCGCCGATCCCGACTACGGTTCCATTCTGAGCTCCCTGCTGGTGGGTCCTTGTGCCCTTGAGTTCACCCGGGCCAAGACTGCCGACCACTACTGGTCCGATCCCTGTGCCGATGAGCTG GTGCAGCGCCACAGGATCAGCTCGGGCAACCGGacgccacccaccacccaccggcCGATCATCAACTTCAAGCGCAGCCTGCACACCAGTTCGGAGGACACGAGCAGTGGCTCCTTTAAGGCCTGCTCGCCGGCGAGCGTGGCCAAGGACTACGTGGAATCGCTGCACCAAAACTCGCGGACCACGCTGCTCTACGGCAAGAACAACGTACTGGTGCTGCCTAAGGACGTGTCCGAGCCGATGCCGGGATACCTCAGCCTGCACCAGAGCATCCAGTCCCTGACGATCAAGTGGACGCCCAACCAGCTAATGAATGGCTACAATGACGGCGACGGCGGCGACAAGAGCTTCTACTGGAGCTACGCCCTGAACATCAACGTGGACGAGATTGTCTATGTGCACTGTCACCAGAATCGCGGCGGCGACACCGGCGGCACCATCATCCTGGTGGGTCAGGATGGCGTCCAGCGGCCGCCCATTCACTTTCCCGAAGGTGGACACCTTCAGGCTTTCCTCAGCTGCCTGGAAACGGGTCTCCTGCCACATGGTCAGCTGGATCCGCCGCTCTGGTCGCAGCGCGGCATTGGAAAGCTGTTCCCGTGGCCCAAGAGCGTAAGGCGACACATCCTGCCCTCCGTGATGGAGGCCGGAGGCTCCGTGACCGACGAGACGCCAATCGACTATGTGTTCCGTGTCGTCAGCAAGTGCCAGCACGAGGAGTTCT TGGCCAGCCACCCCATCCTGGAGCTGGGGCGATCGAGTCCGCGGCGGAAGCACCTCGGCAGCTGCTCCACCACCGGCAGCAGCGACTGTTCCAGCAAGAGTCTCTCCATCGACCAGAGCAGCTGTGAAACGCCGCTGATCCAGGCCAGCCAGAGCACCAGCATCGAGCTGGTATGCTCCACCATGCGCCGGCAGATCATCTCTAGGGCCTTCTACGGCTGGCTGGCCTACTGTCGCCACCTCTCCACAGTTCGCACTCACTTGTCCGGGCTGGTCAACGGTCGCATCATGCCAGATT TGGCCGCGGACGAGGAGGGTCTGACCCGTGGAAAGTGGCTGGCGATGCATGAGGACGGGGTGGTCACCGGCGATCTGGAGCTCTATCGACTCGTTTACTTCGGCGGCGTGGAGCCGGAGCTGCGCAAGGAGGTGTGGCCCTACCTTTTGGGGCATTACGACTTCGGATCCACGCCGGAGGAGCGAAAGAAGCAGGACGAGACCTGCAAGCACTACTATGAGACGACGATGAGCGAGTGGCTAGCTGTGGAGGCCATCGTGCGTCAGCGGGAAAAGGAGAAGACGGCCCTGGCCGTGGCCAAATTGAGTGCTGAGCAGGCGCGCCTAGCGGCCAATGCCACTAGCTCCTCGAATCCCCACCAGAAACTCGCCAACGGCAGCCAACAGTTGCAACTTGAGCATGGGAACGGCGAGGAAGATCAGGAGAATCTTGTCCTGGACGAGGGCGAGAATGATGTGTTCGATGACAATGACTTTTCGGACATTTCCGATCCAGGGGATCTGTTTGATGAGCCGGAATTGGGCCAAGAGGctgaggagcaggagcaaagTAACCTCGAGGAGGAGGTCTTTGAAAAgcaggaggatgaggaggatcAGGAGGACCATGATCAACGCGAAATGCCACGACTCAGCGAGAAACTTGTTTTGGAGTTCCAAAACATAGACAATATGGAACCCCTGCGTCTGCAGGAGAACTGCTTCGCCGATTCCGAGACCGAAAACGATCTTGGACTAGGACTGGACAGCAGCGGAAATATACTGATGCTGAGCATCAAGAGCTCCCCGTCGACGAGCAGCTATGAGACGGTTGGCAACGAGTTTCTCGACATGGCAGAGGCCaagctggaggaggaggaaccCCCTGGGCAGCTAAGCAAGTTCCACAGCGCCGACGACGTGAGGCTGGATAACCAGGATGAGGAGGAATCATCCCAGCCGGCCACTGCGGTCATAATAACGGAGGCGGCTTCGCTGGACGCCCTGGACGACGATCCCACCGAGGAGTTTACTTCAAGGAAGACCAGTCTGATGTCGCCCCTCAACGAGGACATCACGGTGGTAGCCTCCCTGGATGCTCTGCAGGAACCCAAGTCCGCCTGCGTCTCGCCAGCTAGCTCGAACGGAGGTGTCTACAGCGTGGAGCTGCTGGAGCAGTTTGGTCTGAATCTGCATCGGATCGAGAAGGATGTGCAGAGGTGCGACAGGAATTACTGGTACTTCGCCAACGAGAACCTGGACAAGCTGCGCAACGTGATCTCCACGTACGTGTGGGAGCACCTGGACGTGGGCTACATGCAGGGCATGTGCGACCTGGTGGCTCCCCTCCTGGTCATCTTCGACGACGAATCGCTCAGCTACAGCTGCTTCTGCAAGCTCATGGAGCGCATGATCGAGAACTTTCCCAGCGGCGGGGCCATGGACATGCACTTTGCGAACATGAG GTCCCTCATCCAGATCCTCGACTCGGAGATGTACGATCTGATGGACTCGaacggcgactacacgcaCTTCTACTTCTGCTACAGATGGTTCCTGCTGGACTTCAAGAGGGAGCTCGTCTACGACGACGTCTTCGCCACCTGGGAGGTGATCTGGGCGGCCAAGCACATCGCCTCCGGCCACTTCGTACTCTTCCTGGCCCTTGCCCTGCTGGAGACCTATCGCGACATCATTCTCTCGAACAGCATGGACTTCACCGATGTCATCAAGTTCTTCAATG AAATGGCGGAGCGCCACAACGCCCAGTCGATCCTGCAGCTGTCCAGGAGCCTGGTCCTTCAGCTTCAGACCATCATCGAGAACAAGTAG
- the CG42578 gene encoding uncharacterized protein: MEEKSNAKAKPTGNNEFLMTEDPEQPSGSKEGSQSSEAEEEHISEAFHRLEEKLNDMERRIAHARKVKRRLFVRLLCLILDLLQAKLYLQNT; this comes from the coding sequence ATGGAAGAAAAATCGAACGCGAAAGCAAAGCCAACTGGAAACAACGAGTTCTTGATGACAGAGGATCCTGAGCAGCCGAGTGGATCGAAGGAGGGTTCGCAGTCCTCAGAGGCCGAGGAAGAACACATCAGCGAAGCGTTCCATCGCCTCGAGGAAAAATTAAATGACATGGAAAGGCGGATTGCCCACGCGAGGAAAGTTAAAAGGCGTTTATTCGTTCGCCTCTTATGTTTAATCCTCGATCTACTACAAGCAAAGCTATATTTGCAGAACACGTAG